In a genomic window of Suricata suricatta isolate VVHF042 chromosome 12, meerkat_22Aug2017_6uvM2_HiC, whole genome shotgun sequence:
- the HRH1 gene encoding histamine H1 receptor — MGRLTLMPCPLSICCCPGWEPQLEAALMPMTLPNSSCIVEDKMCEGNKTTIANPQLMPLVVFLSAISLVTVGLNLLVLYAVRSERKLHTVGNLYIVSLSVADLIVGAVVMPMNILYLLMTRWSLGHPLCLFWLSMDYVASTASIFSVFILCIDRYRSVQQPLRYLRYRTKTRASATILGAWFLSFLWVIPILGWHHFMSSASGHREDKCETDFYDVTWFKIMTAIINFYLPTLLMLWFYAKIYKAVRQHCQHRELINGSLPSFSEIKLKPENPKVGAKKPGKESPCEVLKRKTKDASGKPVMKPPSQDSEEMKCPGVFCREEDREMDRLHCFPTNIVQMQTEAEGSDGSYVAITQSHGQLDMEEESLSMHVANEVSEDQILGDSQSFSRTDSDTPPESASGKSKPRSGSATGLDYIKYTWKRLRSHSRQYVSGLHMNRERKAAKQLGFIMAAFILCWIPYFIFFMVIAFCKSCCNEHVHMFTIWLGYINSTLNPLIYPLCNENFKKTFKKILHIRS; from the coding sequence GGTGGGAGCCACAGCTGGAGGCTGCTCTCATGCCAATGACCCTTCCCAATTCTTCCTGTATCGTAGAAGACAAGATGTGCGAGGGGAACAAGACCACCATAGCCAACCCCCAACTGATGCCCCTGGTGGTGTTCCTGAGTGCCATCTCCTTGGTCACAGTGGGACTCAACCTGCTGGTCCTGTATGCTGTGCGGAGTGAGCGGAAGCTCCACACGGTGGGGAACCTGTACATCGTCAGCCTCTCTGTGGCAGACCTGATCGTGGGGGCTGTTGTCATGCCCATGAACATTCTCTACCTCCTCATGACCAGGTGGTCCCTGGGCCACCCTCTTTGCCTCTTTTGGCTTTCCATGGACTACGTGGCCAGCACAGCATCAATTTTCAGTGTCTTCATCTTGTGCATTGATCGCTATCGCTCTGTTCAGCAGCCCCTCAGATACCTGAGGTATCGTACCAAGACCCGAGCATCAGCCACCATCTTGGGGGCCTggtttctctccttcctgtgggTTATCCCAATTCTGGGATGGCATCACTTTATGTCATCGGCCTCGGGACACCGGGAAGACAAGTGCGAGACAGACTTCTATGATGTCACTTGGTTCAAGATCATGACCGCCATCATCAACTTCTACCTGCCCaccttgctcatgctctggtTCTATGCCAAGATCTACAAGGCTGTACGGcaacactgtcagcaccgagAGCTCATCAATggatccctcccttccttctctgaaatTAAGCTGAAGCCAGAGAACCCCAAGGTGGGGGCCAAGAAACCAGGGAAGGAGTCTCCCTGCGAGGTtctgaaaaggaagacaaaagacGCCAGTGGTAAGCCTGTCATGAAGCCACCATCCCAAGACTCAGAGGAAATGAAATGCCCTGGTGTCTTCTGCcgagaagaggacagagaaatggaCAGACTCCACTGCTTTCCAACTAACATTGTGCAGATGCAGACTGAGGCAGAGGGGAGTGACGGGAGTTATGTAGCTATCACCCAGAGCCACGGCCAGCTGGACATGGAGGAAGAGAGCCTGAGCATGCATGTGGCCAATGAGGTATCAGAGGATCAGATCCTAGGTGACAGCCAGTCCTTTTCCCGGACAGACTCAGACACGCCCCCAGAGTCagcatcagggaaaagcaaaccTAGAAGCGGGTCTGCCACAGGACTGGATTACATCAAGTACACTTGGAAGAGGCTCCGCTCACATTCAAGACAGTATGTGTCTGGGTTGCACATGAACCGAGAGCGGAAGGCCGCCAAACAATTGGGTTTTATTATGGCAGCCTTCATTCTTTGCTGGATCCCTTACTTCATCTTCTTCATGGTCATTGCCTTCTGCAAGAGCTGTTGCAATGAGCATGTGCATATGTTCACCATCTGGCTCGGCTATATCAACTCCACGCTCAACCCTCTCATTTACCCCTTGTGCAATGAAAACTTCAAGAAGACATTCAAGAAGATTCTCCACATTCGCTCCTAA